Proteins encoded in a region of the Lathamus discolor isolate bLatDis1 chromosome Z, bLatDis1.hap1, whole genome shotgun sequence genome:
- the DHFR gene encoding dihydrofolate reductase isoform X2 yields MTSTSQVEGKQNALIMGKKTWFSIPEKNRPLKDRINIVLSRELKETPKGAHYLSKNLDDALALLDSPELKNKVDMVWIVGGTSVYKAAMEKPITHRLFVTRILQDFESDTFFPEINYKDYKLLTEYPGVPADIQEENGIQYKFEVYEKTVLAQ; encoded by the exons ATGACTAGCACATCCCAAGTGGAag GTAAACAGAATGCCTTGATAATGGGTAAAAAAACCTGGTTCTCCATTCCTGAGAAGAATCGTCCTCTGAAAGACAGAATTAATATAGTGCTCAGCAGGGAGCTCAA gGAAACTCCAAAAGGAGCACATTATCTTTCCAAAAATTTGGATGATGCTTTAGCTCTATTGGATTCACcagagttaaaaaataaagtagacATGGTCTGGATCGTTGGAGGCACTTCAGTTTACAAG GCAGCAATGGAGAAGCCAATTACTCACCGATTGTTTGTGACAAGAATTTTGCAGGATTTTGAAAGTGACACATTTTTTCCAGAAATCAACTACAAAGACTACAAACTTCTGACGGA GTACCCGGGTGTCCCTGCTGATATTCAAGAAGAGAATGGCATTCAGTACAAATTTGAAGTGTATGAAAAAACTGTCCTGGCACAATAA
- the DHFR gene encoding dihydrofolate reductase isoform X1: MVRSLNSIVAVCQNMGIGKDGTLPWPPLRNEYKYFQRMTSTSQVEGKQNALIMGKKTWFSIPEKNRPLKDRINIVLSRELKETPKGAHYLSKNLDDALALLDSPELKNKVDMVWIVGGTSVYKAAMEKPITHRLFVTRILQDFESDTFFPEINYKDYKLLTEYPGVPADIQEENGIQYKFEVYEKTVLAQ; the protein is encoded by the exons ATGGTGCGCTCGCTGAACTCCATCGTGGCCGTGTGCCAGAACATGGGCATCGGGAAGGACGGCACCCTGCCCTGGCCGCCGCTGAG GAATGAGTACAAGTACTTCCAGAGAATGACTAGCACATCCCAAGTGGAag GTAAACAGAATGCCTTGATAATGGGTAAAAAAACCTGGTTCTCCATTCCTGAGAAGAATCGTCCTCTGAAAGACAGAATTAATATAGTGCTCAGCAGGGAGCTCAA gGAAACTCCAAAAGGAGCACATTATCTTTCCAAAAATTTGGATGATGCTTTAGCTCTATTGGATTCACcagagttaaaaaataaagtagacATGGTCTGGATCGTTGGAGGCACTTCAGTTTACAAG GCAGCAATGGAGAAGCCAATTACTCACCGATTGTTTGTGACAAGAATTTTGCAGGATTTTGAAAGTGACACATTTTTTCCAGAAATCAACTACAAAGACTACAAACTTCTGACGGA GTACCCGGGTGTCCCTGCTGATATTCAAGAAGAGAATGGCATTCAGTACAAATTTGAAGTGTATGAAAAAACTGTCCTGGCACAATAA